A single Cottoperca gobio chromosome 5, fCotGob3.1, whole genome shotgun sequence DNA region contains:
- the il19l gene encoding interleukin 19 like produces the protein MMKMLLGRSLCLLLLLSCLSELVESRTLILNTCSVSVHTHELRTYYTKIRSDVIETDSEIAVKLLDKSMIKQVQDGQKCCFLRLVLRFYVERVFSNYASSQPQQQRCSSALANSFVSIRREMNKCHCQCGEDTQRKIDSVHAEFIKLEINLAAQKAVAELDTVLEWLEGL, from the exons ATGATGAAGATGCTGCTCGGCCGCTCTCTCtgcctgctcctgctgctcagcTGTCTGAGTGAACTTGTGGAGAGCCGAACCCTGATCCTGAACACCTGCTCTGTCAGTGTTCACACACACGAGCTGCGCACATATTACACTAAAATACGATCAGATGTG atagaaacagacaGTGAGATCGCAGTGAAACTTCTGGACAAATCGATGATTAAGCAAGTTCAG GACGGTCAGAAGTGCTGCTTCCTGCGTCTTGTGCTGCGTTTCTACGTCGAGAGAGTGTTCAGCAACTACGCCTCTTCTCAGCCACAGCAGCAACGTTGCTCCAGCGCTCTGGCAAACTCTTTTGTCAGCATCAGAAGAGAGATGAATAAATGT CATTGCCAATgtggagaggacacacagagaaaaattGACTCCGTGCATGCTGAGTTTATCAAG CTAGAGATAAACCTGGCGGCACAGAAGGCTGTGGCAGAACTGGACACTGTTCTGGAGTGGCTGGAGGGACTctaa
- the prelp gene encoding prolargin, with protein MKAGAELFSALALFLLIGAVFTQRSSVRTKKPTRRPVTTRKPSVPKPAEPAQPEPQEPTDFPPPILGPPSIYPDCPRECVCSPSYPNALNCENHNIRVIPAIPSRTHYLYLQNNYISEVTAESFLNATEIRWVNLANNRIHRIDKNVFEKIPALLYLYAQRNNLKEVPAGLPASLEQLRLGRNRISKIPAGAFNKMRNLTLLDLYHNQLSDSDLGKNTFKDLKSLMQLNLAHNVLKKMPAGVPNTLIQLFLDRNRIDDVPKGYFEGFTHLAFVRLNYNQLSDKGLPKSVFNITTLLDLQLAHNQLASVPLFNGHLEHLHLNHNTIENINGTQICPYSLQADQSDLSVVPRLRYLRLDGNHLSPPIPLDVIMCFRHLHSIVI; from the exons ATGAAGGCCGGCGCGGAACTCTTCTCTGCATTGGCTCTGTTCCTCCTGATTGGGGCAGTGTTCACCCAGAGAAGCAGTGTTCGGACAAAGAAGCCCACCAGGCGCCCAGTTACCACCAGGAAGCCTTCCGTCCCCAAGCCTGCTGAACCGGCGCAGCCAGAGCCCCAGGAGCCTACAGActtcccccctcccatcctcggCCCACCCTCCATCTACCCTGACTGCCCCCGAGAGTGTGTATGCTCCCCGAGCTATCCCAATGCTCTCAACTGTGAGAACCACAACATCCGTGTGATCCCTGCCATCCCATCTAGAACCCACTACTTGTACCTGCAGAACAACTACATCTCAGAAGTGACGGCAGAGTCTTTCCTCAACGCCACGGAGATCCGCTGGGTCAACTTGGCGAATAACCGCATTCATCGAATAGACAAAAAT GTGTTTGAGAAGATCCCAGCACTGCTGTACCTCTATGCACAGCGTAACAACCTGAAGGAGGTCCCCGCTGGTCTCCCAGCAAGCCTCGAACAGCTGCGCCTCGGTAGGAATCGTATTTCTAAGATCCCTGCCGGTGCCTTCAACAAGATGAGAAACCTGACTCTGCTCGACCTGTACCACAACCAG CTGAGTGACAGTGACCTAggaaagaacacatttaagGACCTGAAGAGCCTCATGCAGCTCAATCTGGCTCACAACGTCCTGAAAAAGATGCCTGCTGGCGTACCTAATACCCTCATTCAGCTTTTCCTGGACAGGAATCGTATAGATGACGTCCCAAA AGGCTACTTCGAAGGCTTCACCCACCTGGCGTTTGTGAGGCTGAACTACAACCAGCTGAGTGATAAAGGACTCCCCAAGTCTGTGTTCAACATAACCACCCTGCTGGACCTGCAGCTAGCACACAACCAGCTCGCTTCTGTTCCTCTCTTCAACGGTCACCTGGAGCACCTGCACCTCAACCACAACACCATCGAGA ACATCAATGGCACCCAGATCTGCCCATACAGCCTGCAGGCCGACCAGAGCGATCTCAGCGTGGTGCCCCGACTAAG GTACCTGCGTTTGGACGGAAATCACCTGAGCCCCCCCATCCCTCTGGATGTCATCATGTGCTTCAGACACCTTCACTCTATTGTCATTTAG
- the il10 gene encoding interleukin-10, producing the protein MNSILDFYLRTVLPTAMAGVTEDTKDLRPPMESIQMIFDELKSEVTKCRNYFSCQKQFDIKNLNSTYTQMESKGPYKAMGELDLLFNYIETYLASKRHRVATV; encoded by the exons ATGAACAGCATACTGGATTTTTATCTGAGGACGGTTCTGCCGACAGCCATGGCCGGAGTGACGGAGGACACCAAGGACTTAAGGCCTCCCATGGAGTCCATACAGATGATCTTCGACGAGCTCAAGAGTGAGGTCACCAAATGT AGAAATTATTTCTCCTGCCAGAAACAGTTCGACATCAAAAACCTAAACTCTACTTACACTCAG ATGGAGAGTAAAGGTCCATATAAGGCCATGGGTGAGCTGGATCTGCTGTTTAACTACATTGAGACGTATCTGGCTTCCAAAAGGCACAGAGTGGCCACCGTTTGA